One Anopheles marshallii chromosome 3, idAnoMarsDA_429_01, whole genome shotgun sequence genomic region harbors:
- the LOC128715102 gene encoding dehydrodolichyl diphosphate synthase complex subunit nus1-like encodes MKSNRANEKGSANLLMSSLLLLLHTVFTWVEHLFRLLRRCRKAIYHISPLGTVVESYRIKQSQHYVKSQLQTVSKIPTHLVVLLGLEHPDYQRLSQFIHWSYAAGIAYVSFYDHNGTIKRNHEQIKRCVGKAPLADKHHIRWLDQDYNSVDMDRVPANRKCTYVSFLSPENGKQALVKLSRAIGESVRCRDLFPSDLSIEFLDSRLQSSPNYVPDPDLAVYFGEVCSAYGLLPWQIRLTEFLQLEWRLKDSNEHHFVDCLLRFAKCEQRMGS; translated from the exons atgaaatcaaatagGGCGAACGAGAAAGGTAGCGCCAATCTTCTGATGAGTTCActcttgttgctgctgcacaccGTCTTCACCTGGGTGGAGCATTTATTCCGCTTACTGCGACGGTGCCGGAAAGCCATCTATCACATCAGTCCCCTAGGAACAGTTGTAGAATCTTACCGAATAAAACAATCCCAACATTACGTGAAATCACAGCTCCAGACGGTATCAAAAATTCCCACTCATCTTGTGGTGCTGCTCGGGCTTGAGCATCCCGATTATCAGCGACTATCTCAGTTTATTCACTGGTCGTATGCAGCCGGTATCGCGTACGTTAGTTTCTATGATCATAatg GAACTATTAAACGTAACCATGAGCAAATCAAACGCTGTGTGGGTAAAGCACCGTTAGCAGACAAACATCATATCCGATGGTTGGATCAAGATTACAATTCGGTTGATATGGACAGAGTGCCTGCCAATCGGAAATGTACGTATGTTAGCTTCCTTTCGCCGGAGAATGGTAAACAGGCACTGGTGAAACTGAGCCGCGCGATTGGCGAATCAGTTCGGTGTCGTGATCTGTTTCCGTCCGATTTAAGCATCGAATTTTTGGACAGTCGATTGCAATCTTCGCCTAATTACGTGCCCGATCCGGACTTAGCCGTTTACTTCGGTGAAGTTTGTTCTGCGTATGGCCTATTGCCGTGGCAGATAAGATTGACGGAGTTTTTGCAACTCGAGTGGCGCCTGAAGGACAGCAACGAACATCATTTTGTCGATTGTTTGCTTCGGTTTGCGAAGTGTGAACAGCGTATGGGATCGTAA
- the LOC128712612 gene encoding aldo-keto reductase family 1 member D1-like: MIPKTYIRLSDQKSISLPTIGLGTYLITGADGKEAIKTAIDLGYRMFDTAAAYGNEAMVGEAIRDKVREGKHMTREDFFVISKLCGTRHRMDLVYNCCQKSVECMGLDYVDLYLMHTPVALKRGAKISTKGTALNNIVDDSINPIEAWLGLEKCYQEGICRSIGVSNFNEHQLNSLILEGSIVPAVNQVECSVGYNQKPLRQFCQQQQVLVMGYAPLGKQKLPFLNNERVKQIALSAGKTPAQVSLRYLIEGGVVPIVKSKDCTRQQENLDIFDFNLTEHQMEDLDAITEKQRACEMRFLAGARHFPFIDSV; the protein is encoded by the exons ATGATACCTAAAACTTATATCAGATTAAGCGATCAAAAGTCCATAAGCTTACCGACGATCGGACTTGGTACATACTTAATAACGGGTGCAGACGGAAAGGAAGCCATCAAGACTGCTATCGATTTGGGTTACCGAATGTTCGATACGGCTGCAGCTTATGGGAATGAAGCCATGGTTGGCGAAGCGATACGTGATAAAGTACGCGAAGGCAAACACATGACACGTGAAGATTTTTTCGTCATCTCCAAATTATGCGGAACGCGTCACCGAATGGATTTGGTTTACAATTGCTGCCAAAAGTCGGTGGAATGCATGGGGTTGGATTATGTGGATCTTTACCTGATGCACACACCTGTTGCGTTGAAGCGTGGTGCGAAAATTTCGACCAAGGGGACAGCGTTGAATAATATCGTGGATGATAGTATCAACCCAATAGAAGCGTGGCTTGGGTTAGAGAAATGTTATCAAGAAGGAATATGTCGATCAATAGGAGTCTCCAACTTCAACGAACATCAGCTGAACTCTCTCATATTGGAGGGATCTATTGTGCCGGCAGTGAATCAGGTTGAATGTTCGGTCGGTTACAATCAAAAACCGTTGCGACAATTttgccaacagcaacaagttCTTGTGATGGGATACGCACCACTAGGAAAGCAGAAGCTTCCGTTCCTAAACAATGAACGTGTAAAACAAATTGCCTTGTCGGCTGGCAAAACTCCTGCCCAAGTCAGCTTGCGGTATCTG ATTGAGGGCGGTGTGGTACCGATAGTAAAATCCAAAGATTGTACACGACAGCAAGAGAATTTGGATATCTTTGATTTTAATCTCACCGAACATCAGATGGAAGATTTGGATGCCATAACAGAGAAGCAACGTGCTTGCGAGATGCGTTTTTTGGCTGGAGCTAGACATTTCCCATTTATCGATAGTGTTTAG
- the LOC128711061 gene encoding coatomer subunit alpha, with protein sequence MLTNFETKSARVKGLSFHPKRPWILASLHSGVIQLWDYRISTLIEKFDEHDGPVRGIAFHNQQPLFVSGGDDFKIKVWNYKQRRCIFTLLGHLDYVRTTVFHHEYPWILSASDDQTIRIWNWQSRSCICVLTGHNHYVMCAQFHPSDEDIIVSASLDQTVRIWDISGLRKKNVAPGPTGLDDHLKNPGATDLFGQADAVVKHVLEGHDRGVNWASFHPSLPLIVSGADDRQVKLWRMNEYKAWEVDTCRGHYYNVSCVLFHPRADLIISNSEDRSIRVWDMTKRQCIHTFRRENERFWILAAHPNLNLFAAGHDSGTIVFKLERERPAYAVYGNCLYYVKERFLRELDFNTNTDSVVMTIRGGGKTPVYSMSYNPALNAVLLCTRTSNLENSTYDLYSIPQKDSGSQNKETDSKRSSGVTAVWVARNRFAVLDRANQLVIKNFKNEVTKKIQTPVCDEIFYAGTGMLLLREPEHVTLFDVQQLRSLAQVKIAKCKYVVWSTDMNNVALLAKHTLNICNRRLDLLCSIHESARIKSGAWDESGVFIYTTSNHIKYAINNGDHGIIRTLDLPIYITRVKNSQVFCLDRECRTRLLTIDTTEYKFKMALIDRKYEEVLHMVRNARLVGQSIIAYLQQKGYPEVALHFVKDEKTRFGLALECGNIEIALEAAKAMDDKQCWERLAQSALMQGNHQVVEMCYQRTKNFDKLSFLYLITGNLEKLKKMNKIAEIRKDVSAQYQGALLLGDVAERVSILKNCKQTSLAYLTAKTHGLEEDAAQMAEEFAVEGKDLPVVLQDAKFLRPPVPIQQAESNWPLLTVSKGFFEGTMMSRGATTVHQALAPTEMVAEAAEEEDGWGVDDDLHDADRYEDAKDDDDAKPGEGGEGAGWDVGDDDLELPEELISKISASNAAGNKGFFAAPPKGHLPSHFWTMNSQLAADHVRAGSYDSACRLLNDQVGVVNFAPYKDLFMESYVASKTSYSSLPHVTSFPAHPNRNWKELNPKNGHPTLAFKLNDLVQNLQACYQLTTTGKFVEAIEKLQNIILCIPLLVVETRQEIAEAQQLLTICREYVVGLQMETVRKTLPKNTLDEQKRICELAAYFTHVNLQPVHQILTLRTALNLFFKLKNYKTAASFARRLLELGPRPEVAQQARKILQACEMNETDEHALHYDEHNPFTLCAVTYKPIYRGKPEEKCSLCSASYQPAYKGVTCAVCKVAEVGKDVIGLRISASQFK encoded by the exons ATGTTGACTAACTTTGAGACCAAATCGGCCCGTGTGAAAGGGTTGTCGTTCCACCCAAAACGCCCATGGATCTTGGCCAG TTTGCATAGCGGCGTCATTCAGCTGTGGGACTATCGCATAAGTACACTGATTGAGAAGTTCGATGAACACGATGGTCCGGTACGTGGCATCGCGTTCCACAATCAGCAACCCTTGTTCGTCTCTGGTGGGGACGATTTTAAGATTAAGGTTTGGAACTACAAACAGCGTCGGTGCATCTTTACGTTGCTGGGACATTTAGATTATGTTCGTACTACCGTATTTCACCACGAGTATCCGTGGATCTTGAGCGCATCAGATGATCAAACCATTCGTATCTGGAACTGGCAGTCACGGTCGTGCATTTGTGTCCTGACCGGGCACAACCATTACGTTATGTGCGCCCAGTTCCATCCGAGCGATGAGGACATCATTGTGTCGGCATCGTTGGATCAAACCGTGCGCATCTGGGATATTTCTGGATTGCGCAAGAAGAATGTTGCTCCAGGACCGACTGGTTTGGATGACCATTTGAAGAACCCGGGCGCAACGGACCTTTTCGGGCAAGCGGATGCCGTGGTAAAGCATGTGCTGGAAGGGCACGATCGAGGTGTAAACTGGGCTAGTTTCCATCCCTCGCTGCCATTGATCGTGTCCGGTGCGGATGACCGGCAGGTGAAGTTATGGCGCATGAACGAATACAAGGCGTGGGAAGTGGATACGTGCCGTGGCCATTATTACAATGTGTCCTGTGTGCTGTTCCATCCACGAGCGGATCTAATCATTTCCAACAGTGAAGATCGCAGCATCCGTGTTTGGGACATGACCAAGCGTCAATGCATTCATACGTTCCGTCGTGAGAACGAACGCTTCTGGATACTGGCAGCGCATCCGAATCTGAACTTATTCGCAGCCGGTCACGATTCCGGTACGATAGTATTCAAGCTTGAACGCGAGCGTCCGGCGTACGCAGTGTACGGAAACTGTTTATACTATGTGAAGGAACGCTTTCTACGTGAACTCGATTTCAACACGAACACCGATTCGGTTGTGATGACTATACGCGGCGGAGGAAAAACGCCCGTCTACAGCATGTCGTACAATCCGGCGCTCAATGCCGTGCTACTGTGCACCCGAACCTCCAACCTGGAAAACAGCACATACGATTTGTACAGCATACCGCAAAAAGACAGCGGATCGCAGAACAAAGAAACCGACAGCAAACGCTCCTCGGGAGTAACAGCCGTCTGGGTCGCACGGAATCGATTCGCAGTGCTGGATCGCGCCAATCAGTTGgtgataaaaaatttcaaaaatgaaGTAACTAAAAAGATACAGACACCAGTTTGCGACGAAATATTCTACGCTGGTACGggcatgttgttgttgcgcgaACCCGAACATGTAACACTATTCGATGTACAGCAGCTTCGCTCTCTAGCTCAGGTAAAGATTGCCAAGTGCAAGTACGTCGTCTGGTCGACTGATATGAACAATGTGGCGCTGCTGGCTAAACATACGTTGAACATCTGCAATCGACGATTGGATTTGCTTTGCTCCATTCATGAAAGTGCGAGAATAAAGTCCGGAGCGTGGGACGAATCGGGAGTGTTCATTTACACCACCTCGAATCACATCAAGTACGCAATCAATAACGGTGATCATGGCATCATTCGGACGCTCGATCTTCCGATTTACATTACGCGCGTAAAGAACAGTCAAGTGTTCTGTCTTGATCGAGAGTGTCGAACGCGTTTGCTTACGATCGACACGACCGAGTACAAGTTTAAGATGGCACTAATCGACCGGAAATACGAGGAGGTGCTCCACATGGTCCGTAATGCACGACTCGTGGGACAAAGCATTATTGCGTACTTGCAACAAAAAGGATATCCCGAAGTGGCGCTGCATTTCGTGAAGGACGAAAAAACACGCTTCGGGCTCGCGCTGGAATGTGGTAACATTGAGATAGCTTTGGAGGCGGCCAAAGCCATGGACGATAAGCAGTGCTGGGAGCGTTTGGCCCAGAGCGCTCTAATGCAAGGCAATCACCAGGTGGTGGAAATGTGCTACCAACGCACGAAGAACTTTGATAAGCTGTCTTTCCTTTACTTGATCACGGGAAATCTGGAGAAATTGAAGAAGATGAATAAGATTGCCGAAATACGCAAGGATGTCTCGGCCCAGTATCAGGGCGCATTGCTGCTTGGAGACGTTGCAGAGCGCGTATCGATACTGAAAAACTGTAAGCAAACATCGCTTGCTTATCTGACAGCGAAGACTCATGGCCTGGAGGAAGACGCAGCGCAGATGGCAGAAGAGTTTGCTGTCGAGGGAAAAGATTTGCCGGTGGTGTTGCAAGATGCCAAATTCCTACGGCCCCCTGTACCAATTCAACAGGCCGAAAGTAATTGGCCACTGTTGACTGTTTCGAAGGGATTTTTCGAAGGAACTATGATGTCGCGTGGTGCAACCACTGTTCACCAAGCACTAGCGCCGACGGAAATGGTAGCCGAGGCCGCTGAAGAGGAAGATGGATGGGGTGTGGATGATGACTTGCATGACGCCGACCGGTATGAAGATGCAAAGGACGATGACGATGCTAAACCGGGCGAGGGTGGAGAAGGTGCCGGTTGGGATGTGGGTGACGATGATCTGGAGCTCCCGGAGGAGCTGATATCTAAAATTTCTGCATCAAACGCGGCCGGCAACAAAGGTTTTTTCGCGGCTCCACCAAAAGGGCATCTTCCTTCGCACTTTTGGACTATGAACTCACAGCTAGCTGCTGATCATGTGCGTGCAGGTTCGTACGATTCGGCCTGTCGCTTACTGAATGATCAGGTTGGAGTCGTAAACTTCGCACCGTACAAAGATCTATTCATGGAATCGTACGTAGCATCGAAAACGTCCTACAGCAGTTTACCACACGTTACTTCGTTTCCGGCACACCCCAATCGAAACTGGAAGGAGCTGAATCCTAAAAATGGTCACCCTACGCTTGCCTTCAAGCTAAACGATCTTGTTCAAAACCTGCAAGCTTGCTACCAGCTAACGACGACCGGCAAGTTTGTGGAAGCAATCGAAAAGCTGCAGAACATCATACTCTGCATTCCGCTGCTGGTTGTGGAAACGCGACAGGAAATCGCCGAAGCCCAACAGCTGCTCACAATTTGCCGCGAATACGTAGTGGGGCTCCAGATGGAGACAGTGCGGAAAACACTTCCAAAAAATACACTCGACGAGCAAAAGCGTATTTGCGAGCTGGCCGCATACTTTACACACGTGAACTTGCAGCCCGTGCATCAAATTCTTACTCTGCGTACCGCTTTGAATTTGTTCTTCAAGCTAAAGAACTACAAAACAGCTGCTTCGTTTGCACGACGATTGCTAGAGCTAGGTCCGCGGCCTGAAGTGGCACAGCAGGCACGAAAAATATTGCAAGCTTGTGAGATGAATGAAACAGACGAGCACGCATTGCACTACGATGAACACAATCCGTTCACGCTGTGTGCGGTTACGTATAAACCGATCTATCGCGGAAAACCGGAGGAAAAGTGCTCACTATGCTCTGCCTCGTATCAACCAGCGTATAAAGGCGTAACGTGTGCCGTCTGTAAAGTGGCCGAAGTGGGCAAGGATGTAATAGGTTTACGCATTAGTGCATCGCAGTTTAAGTAA
- the LOC128715750 gene encoding 60S ribosomal protein L23 produces the protein STGRGGSAGGKFRISLGLPVGAVINCADNTGAKNLYVIAVHGIRGRLNRLPAAGVGDMFVATVKKGKPELRKKVMPAVVIRQRKPFRRRDGVFLYFEDNAGVIVNNKGEMKGSAITGPVAKECADLWPRIASNAGSIA, from the exons TCTACAGGACGTGGAGGATCCGCGGGAGGAAAATTCCGCATCTCGCTCGGTCTGCCGGTTGGCGCCGTCATCAACTGCGCTGACAACACGGGTGCCAAGAACCTGTATGTGATTGCTGTCCATGGCATCCGCGGTCGTTTGAACCGTCTGCCGGCCGCAGGAGTCGGTGACATGTTCGTAGCTACGGTGAAGAAGGGAAAGCCAGAGCTGCGTAAGAAG GTAATGCCCGCCGTCGTGATTCGGCAACGCAAACCATTCCGTAGGCGGGATGGCGTGTTCCTGTACTTTGAGGACAACGCTGGAGTGATAGTGAACAATAAGGGTGAAATGAAAGGCTCCGCTATCACTGGTCCCGTTGCGAAAGAATGCGCTGATCTGTGGCCTCGTATCGCATCCAATGCCGGTTCGATAGCTTAA
- the LOC128712613 gene encoding proteasome subunit alpha type-1 has product MVYGLFNLTIRCTFNFKFRNQYDSDVTVWSPQGRLHQVEYAMEAVKLGSATVGLKNKDFAVLIALKRASSELSSHQKKIISIDDHLGLSFAGITADARILSRYLRQECLNYKYSYDACYPVGRLISNLGNKMQVCTQRYDRRPYGVGLLVIGYDDQGPHIYQTCPSANFFDCKAMSIGSRSQSARTYLEKHLTTFPDCTKDELIRHGVQALQDTLPNEVELNNKNISIAIVGKGENFHVLDEQENDKYLSNIVRRGGAAAEASASGQPPRDDGDDQPPNVPADPIPVVAMET; this is encoded by the coding sequence ATGGTTTATGGCTTATTTAACCTTACTATTCGGTGTACCTTCAATTTTAAGTTCCGCAACCAGTACGATAGCGACGTGACGGTATGGAGTCCACAGGGCCGTCTGCACCAAGTGGAATATGCGATGGAGGCCGTAAAGCTTGGTTCCGCAACGGTGGGATTGAAAAACAAGGATTTTGCCGTCCTGATAGCTTTAAAACGAGCTTCGTCCGAGCTGTCGTCCCACCAGAAGAAGATCATTTCCATCGATGATCATCTAGGTCTGTCCTTCGCCGGTATCACGGCTGACGCTCGTATTCTCAGCCGTTATCTGCGCCAGGAGTGTCTGAACTACAAATATTCCTACGATGCGTGCTATCCAGTAGGACGCTTGATTAGTAACCTTGGCAACAAGATGCAGGTCTGCACACAACGGTATGACCGGCGTCCGTATGGTGTTGGACTACTGGTGATCGGTTACGATGACCAAGGACCGCACATCTACCAAACATGCCCAAGCGCCAATTTCTTCGACTGCAAAGCGATGTCAATTGGATCCCGTTCGCAGAGCGCCCGTACGTATCTCGAGAAGCATCTGACTACGTTCCCAGATTGCACCAAGGACGAGCTCATTCGTCATGGCGTGCAGGCGCTTCAAGATACGCTGCCGAACGAGGTGGAGCTGAACAACAAGAATATATCGATCGCTATAGTGGGCAAAGGAGAAAACTTCCACGTGCTGGATGAACAAGAGAACGATAAATACTTGAGCAACATAGTGCGTCGTGGTGGTGCGGCCGCTGAGGCATCCGCCAGCGGACAGCCACCCCGCGATGATGGCGACGATCAACCCCCAAACGTACCAGCGGATCCGATTCCAGTAGTGGCGATGGAAACGTAA